The Chaetodon auriga isolate fChaAug3 chromosome 3, fChaAug3.hap1, whole genome shotgun sequence genome has a window encoding:
- the LOC143317746 gene encoding E3 SUMO-protein ligase ZBED1-like: protein MRTHLLTLHPGKLAELTSDTDEPQAKQARITSFMPASSSRGLSAERQRKITDKLTRFICKDMRPINISQGSGFKDFVQELEPRYAVPSRATISDRVVKLYDATKDNIKKMLSGENISLTTDGWTSIATEAYVTVTAHFINDDWEMKDIILKTAEVQETHTAEHVAECIANILGEYNVRPQSVLSITTDNAANYINAVERHLQVANVPCMVHTINLAVRKGLTVRAIESPINRLKATALHFNKSTTDSYLLESKQRLLGVKPAKLINDCATRWNSTYDMVCRAAEQQAPVAAVIMEKKLGHLELNTNEWSLMEQPSTGDPQALNDMKTKISADLEKRYSHTKDAFMLLNSASYLDPRFHRLIHLTGEQQQEVHDKVHREMRLIAEDEEHAENEEGAGDGTPLGAMGSLLGNVYRQFAGPGGTLDSGLVLQQEMRMYDAETPIPSDSNPLSWWKTSGTKYPHLARLARRYLSIPGTSVRAERVFSTAGMIVNKKRSALDPANVDRLVFLANNL, encoded by the exons ATGCGAACACACCTGTTGACGCTACACCCTGGCAAGCTAGCCGAGCTAACTTCGGACACTGATGAACCTCAGGCCAAGCAGGCGCGAATCACCTCTTTCATGCCTGCCTCCTCATCACGGGGCTTATCAGCCGAACGTCAAAGGAAGATAACCGATAAACTGACACGATTTATCTGCAAAGATATGAGGCCGATAAACATCTCGCAGGGGTCTGGGTTTAAAGATTTCGTCCAGGAGTTAGAACCCAGGTACGCAGTTCCTTCCCGTGCAACCATCAGTGACAGAGTTGTTAAACTTTATGATGCAACAAAAGACAACATCAAAAAAATGCTAAGCGGAGAAAACATTTCCCTGACAACAGATGGATGGACCTCGATAGCCACCGAGGCATATGTGACAGTCACCGCACATTTCATAAACGATGACTGGGAAATGAAGGACATCATTCTTAAAACAGCCGAAGTCCAGGAAAcccacacagctgaacacgTCGCAGAGTGCATCGCCAATATACTCGGAGAATACAACGTGAGGCCCCAGTCGGTGCTGTCCATTACCACAGACAATGCGGCTAATTATATTAACGCTGTCGAGAGGCACCTGCAAGTAGCCAATGTACCATGCATGGTCCACACTATTAACTTGGCTGTGAGGAAAGGGCTAACAGTGCGAGCTATCGAAAGCCCTATCAACAGACTGAAGGCCACAGCACTGCATTTCAACAAGTCCACCACGGACAGCTACCTGTTGGAATCTAAACAGAGGCTGCTCGGAGTGAAACCTGCCAAGCTGATCAATGATTGTGCCACCCGTTGGAATAGCACTTACGACATGGTGTGTCGGGCAGCGGAGCAGCAAGCTCCGGTGGCAGCTGTCATTATGGAGAAAAAACTCGGTCATCTTGAGTTGAACACCAATGAGTGGAGCCTCATGGAGCAG CCATCTACCGGTGATCCTCAAGCACTCAATGACATGAAAACTAAGATCTCCGCCGACCTCGAGAAGCGCTACAGTCATACCAAAGACGCGTTCATGCTACTCAATTCTGCTAGTTACCTCGACCCCCGGTTCCATCGACTGATTCATCTGACCGGAGAACAACAGCAGGAGGTGCACGATAAAGTACATAGAGAGATGAGGTTGATTGCGGAGGATGAAGAGCACGCGGAGAATGAAGAGGGAGCAGGGGATGGAACCCCTCTGGGTGCTATGGGGTCCCTTTTGGGGAATGTTTATCGCCAGTTTGCTGGTCCAGGTGGTACTTTGGACAGTGGACTTGTGCTACAGCAAGAGATGCGCATGTACGATGCTGAGACACCAATACCCAGCGACAGCAACCCATTGTCGTGGTGGAAGACGTCAGGAACCAAGTACCCTCACCTCGCCCGGCTGGCACGGCGCTACTTGAGCATCCCGGGCACCTCAGTTAGAGCAGAAAGGGTTTTTTCCACTGCTGGCATGATAGTAAATAAAAAACGCTCTGCACTAGACCCAGCAAATGTGGATCGCCTGGTGTTTTTGGCTAACAACCTTTAG